Proteins encoded within one genomic window of Callithrix jacchus isolate 240 chromosome 11, calJac240_pri, whole genome shotgun sequence:
- the TMEM168 gene encoding transmembrane protein 168 isoform X2, whose protein sequence is MAAFLNWLLFGNCCPWHRHCALKPTNGIFLSMFLIVLPLESMAHGLFHELGNCLGGTSVGYAIVIPTNFCSPDGQPTLLPPEHVQELNLRSTGMLNAIQRFFAYHMIETYGCDYSTSGLSFDTLHSKLKAFLELRTVDGPRHDTYILYYSGHTHGTGEWALAGGDTLRLDTLLEWWREKNGSFCSRLIIVLDSENSTPWVKEVRKINDQYIAVQGAELIKTVDIEEADPPQLGDFTKDWVEYNCNSSNNICWTEKGRTVKAVYGVSKRWSDYTLHLPTGSDVAKHWMLHFPRITYPLVHLANWLCGLNLFWICKTCFRCLKRLKMSWFLPTVLDTGQGFKLVKS, encoded by the exons CCAACAAATGGAATCTTCTTGAGCATGTTTCTAATTGTTTTGCCATTGGAATCCATGGCTCATGGGCTCTTCCATGAATTGGGTAACTGCTTAGGAGGAACATCTGTTGGATATGCTATTGTGATTCCCACCAACTTCTGCAG TCCTGATGGTCAGCCAACACTGCTTCCTCCAGAACATGTACAGGAGTTAAATTTGAGGTCTACTGGCATGCTCAATGCTATCCAAAGATTTTTTGCATATCATATGATTGAGACCTATGGATGTGACTATTCCACAAGTGGACTGTCGTTTGATACTCTGCATTCCAAACTGAAAGCTTTCCTCGAACTTCGGACTGTGGATGGACCCAGACATGATACGTATATTTTGTATTACAGTGGGCACACCCATGGTACAGGAGAGTGGGCTCTAGCAG GTGGAGATACACTACGCCTTGACACACTTTTAGAATGGTGGAGAGAAAAGAATGGTTCCTTCTGTTCCCGGCTTATTATCGTATTAGACAGTGAAAATTCAACCCCTTGGGTGAAAGAAGTGAGGAAAATTAATGACCAGTATATTGCAGTACAAGGAGCAGAGTTGATAAAAACAGTAGATATTGAAGAAGCTGACCCACCACAGCTAGGTGACTTTACAAAAGACTGGGTAGAATATAACTGCAATTCCAGTAATAATATCTGCTGGACTGAAAAGGGACGCACAGTGAAAGCAGTATATGGTGTGTCAAAACGGTGGAGTGACTACACTCTGCATTTACCAACGGGAAGCGACGTGGCCAAGCACTGGATGTTACACTTTCCTCGTATTACATATCCCCTAGTGCATTTGGCAAATTGGTTATGCGGTCTGAACCTTTTTTGGATCTGCAAAACTTGTTTTAGGTgcttgaaaagattaaaaatgagtTGGTTTCTTCCTACTGTGCTGGACACAGGACAAGGCTTCAAACTTGTCAAATCTTAA